A genomic stretch from Prochlorococcus marinus str. MIT 9312 includes:
- a CDS encoding cytochrome b6-f complex subunit PetP has translation MLILDKAKIGDYVQINLELSKDRLNKEILDDINVSSVAKINNFRITDGKGIGVIVQLSNGKEQWFFEDEIELLDENGNVIKKNYLKNENSNLIFEVLKGLNYENKNKVRELLNPINFSLWLVVSFRDIF, from the coding sequence ATGTTAATTTTAGATAAGGCAAAGATAGGGGATTATGTTCAAATAAACTTAGAACTATCAAAGGATAGACTTAATAAAGAAATTCTTGATGATATAAATGTTTCTTCAGTGGCTAAGATAAATAATTTTAGAATAACTGATGGTAAGGGTATTGGAGTTATAGTGCAATTATCTAATGGTAAAGAGCAATGGTTTTTTGAAGATGAAATTGAGCTCCTCGACGAAAATGGTAATGTAATTAAAAAGAATTATCTTAAAAACGAGAATAGTAATTTAATATTTGAAGTTTTAAAAGGACTAAATTATGAAAATAAAAATAAGGTAAGAGAGTTACTTAATCCAATTAACTTTTCTCTCTGGCTGGTTGTATCGTTTAGAGATATTTTTTAA
- a CDS encoding ABC transporter ATP-binding protein, translating into MVQNIIDVRNLSKSFDISYKEPGLKGTIKHFFRRQTKSLKVIKDISFEIKEGEIVGFLGANGAGKTTILKMLCGLIYPSEGSILVSGYLPFMRKENFLKNITLIMGQKQQLIWDLPPIESLYLNASIYDLNKFEAKRRIKKLSEMLEIDEELFIPVRKLSLGQRMKSELLAALIHEPNILFLDEPTLGLDINAQRNLRKFLQKYNKETNATICLTSHYMKDITSLCKRVICVHEGAISYDGKLDLLLKKLSPVKEILIVCRSEEDAIKLENSGFTVKTKIKNEITIKVENDSITSSLKTILNDFDIEDLFINEPPIDEIIGRVLIKKDYDI; encoded by the coding sequence ATGGTGCAAAATATTATCGATGTAAGAAATTTATCTAAGTCATTTGATATTTCTTACAAAGAACCAGGCTTAAAAGGAACAATTAAACATTTTTTTAGAAGACAAACAAAAAGTTTAAAAGTTATAAAAGATATAAGTTTTGAAATTAAAGAAGGAGAAATAGTAGGTTTTCTTGGTGCTAATGGAGCTGGGAAAACAACAATTTTAAAAATGCTTTGTGGCTTAATTTATCCAAGTGAGGGTTCGATTTTAGTGTCAGGCTACTTACCTTTCATGAGAAAAGAAAATTTCCTAAAAAATATCACCTTAATAATGGGACAAAAGCAACAACTAATTTGGGATCTTCCGCCAATTGAATCACTTTATTTGAATGCATCAATATATGACTTAAATAAGTTCGAAGCTAAAAGGAGAATAAAAAAACTATCCGAAATGCTTGAAATTGATGAAGAGCTCTTCATACCTGTTAGAAAACTTTCATTAGGTCAGCGTATGAAGTCAGAATTACTAGCAGCTTTGATACACGAACCAAATATTCTATTTTTAGACGAGCCGACACTTGGATTAGATATTAATGCACAGAGAAATTTAAGAAAATTCCTTCAAAAATATAATAAGGAAACTAATGCAACAATATGCCTAACTAGTCATTACATGAAAGATATTACATCACTATGCAAGAGGGTTATATGTGTTCATGAAGGAGCTATATCATATGATGGAAAACTTGACCTATTATTAAAAAAACTATCTCCTGTTAAAGAAATATTAATAGTTTGTCGCTCAGAAGAAGATGCAATTAAATTAGAAAATTCCGGTTTTACGGTTAAAACTAAAATAAAAAATGAAATCACTATAAAAGTTGAAAACGACTCTATTACTTCTTCTCTAAAAACAATTCTAAATGATTTTGATATTGAAGACCTTTTTATAAATGAACCACCTATAGATGAAATTATTGGGAGGGTATTAATTAAAAAAGATTATGATATCTAA